A genomic segment from Panthera tigris isolate Pti1 chromosome A1, P.tigris_Pti1_mat1.1, whole genome shotgun sequence encodes:
- the LOC102959090 gene encoding LOW QUALITY PROTEIN: 40S ribosomal protein S3a-like (The sequence of the model RefSeq protein was modified relative to this genomic sequence to represent the inferred CDS: inserted 1 base in 1 codon): MLMSKARLDEFKIDIALLAPWLSARTKRLMKGSKKGAKKKVVDPFSKKGWCDVKVPAMFNIRNIRKTLVTRTQATKITSDDLKDHVFEVSLADLQNDEVAFRKFKLITEDVQGKNCXNFCGMDLTHDKMCSIVKKCQIMIEAPVNVNTANGYLLHLFCVAFTTKRNIQIWKTCYAHHQQIHQIWKKVMEIMTQEVQTNDLKKVVNKLIPDSIGNDIEKICQCIYPLHDIFIRKVKMLTKPNFELGKLMELHDEGSSSGKTTGSETGTKVEQADGYEPPAQESV; encoded by the exons ATGTTGATGTCCAAAGCCAGATTGGATGAATTTAAAATAGACATAGCACTTTTGGCTCCCTGGTTGTCAGCAAGAACCAAGCGCCTTATGAAAGGCAGCAAAAAAGGAGCCAAGAAGAAAGTGGTTGATCCATTTTCAAAGAAAGGTTGGTGTGATGTAAAAGTGCCAGCTATGTTTAATATAAGAAATATCAGAAAAACACTAGTCACAAGAACTCAAGCAACCAAAATCACATCCGATGACCTTAAGGATCATGTTTTCGAAGTGAGCCTTGCTGATCTGCAGAATGATGAAGTTGCATTTAGAAAGTTCAAGCTAATTACTGAAGATGTTCAAGGCAAAAACT CTAATTTCTGTGGCATGGATCTTACCCATGACAAAATGTGCTCCATAGTCAAAAAATGTCAGATCATGATTGAAGCTCCTGTTAATGTCAATACTGCCAATGGTTATTTGCTTCATCTCTTTTGTGTTGCTTTTACTACTAAACGCAACATTCAGATTTGGAAGACCTGTTATGCTCACCACCAACAAAtccatcaaatttggaaaaaggtGATGGAAATCATGACCCAAGAGGTGCAGACAAATGACTTGAAAAAAGTGGTCAATAAATTGATTCCAGACAGCATTGGGAATGACATAGAAAAGATTTGTCAGTGTATTTATCCACTCCATGATATCttcattagaaaagtaaaaatgctgaCAAAACCTAACTTTGAACTGGGAAAGCTCATGGAGCTTCATGATGAAGGTAGTAGTTCTGGAAAAACTACTGGGAGTGAGACTGGTACTAAAGTTGAACAAGCTGATGGATATGAGCCACCAGCCCAAGAATCTGTTTAA
- the LOC122230599 gene encoding LOW QUALITY PROTEIN: 60S ribosomal protein L7a-like (The sequence of the model RefSeq protein was modified relative to this genomic sequence to represent the inferred CDS: inserted 2 bases in 1 codon), translating into MMAVLRSGQYAGATEGTTGIGNALLEEKPVERYRLKMDLREEKRKLIRLDILVSKVENYLKRRKIKKSRVKELNDCEIEDNLGSFTDFLSTSLGKYKVRTSNKSRELGGKDDWWEKRVTQRGDLEFQLIMERVKDLVGGETIPPVLRAGANSVTSLVENKKAPLVVIAHDVDPMEMVVFLPALYCKMGVPYCIIKGKARLGYLVHRKTCTTVIFTQVNSEYKGDLAKLVEAIRTNYDNRYDEICCQWGGSVLDPKSVACIAKLEKAKPKXLATKLG; encoded by the exons ATGATGGCAGTTTTAAGGAGTGGTCAATATGCAGGTGCAACTGAGGGAACAACAGG aaTAGGAAATGCTTTATTAGAGGAGAAGCCAGTGGAAAGGTACAGGTTGAAGATGGacctgagggaagagaagagaaagttgatAAGACTTGATATCTTGGTGTCAAAGGTGGAGAattatttaaagagaagaaagataaagaaaagtagGGTGAAGGAACTAAATGAttgtgaaatagaagataatttAGGTTCTTTCACAGACTTTCTCTCCACTTCCttaggaaaatacaaagtaaGGACATCCAATAAAAGTCGAGAGCTGGGAGGAAAGGATGACTGGTG GGAAAAACGAGTAACTCAGAGAGGTGACTTAGAATTCCAGCTTATTATGGAACGGGTGAAAGACTTGGTAGGGGGAGAAA CAATACCTCCTGTGCTCAGAGC AGGGGCTAATTCTGTCACCAGTTTGGTGGAAAACAAGAAGGCTCCACTGGTAGTGATTGCACATGATGTGGATCCCATGGAGATGGTTGTCTTCCTGCCTGCCCTATATTGTAAGATGGGGGTTCCCTACTGTATTATCAAGGGGAAGGCCAGGCTGGGGTATCTGGTCCACAGGAAGACCTGCACCACTGTCATCTTCACACAGGTTAACTCTGAATACAAAGGAGATCTGGCTAAGCTGGTGGAAGCGATCAGGACCAATTATGACAACAGATATGATGAGatctgctgtcagtggggaggCAGTGTCCTGGATCCAAAGTCAGTGGCTTGCATTGccaagctggaaaaggcaaagcctAA ACTGGCCACCAAATTGGGCTAA